In one Anaerohalosphaeraceae bacterium genomic region, the following are encoded:
- a CDS encoding phosphoribosylaminoimidazolesuccinocarboxamide synthase yields the protein MAKVILQTDIPGASARRGKVRDIYDLGDKLLIAATDRISAFDVIMKTGIPYKGQVLTQISKFWLDFLGSDVENHLISMEVQEFPEPFRSHPAQLTGRSMLVKKTRVLPVECVVRGYLAGSGWKEYQQSRTVCGIRLPEGLRQCDKLPEPIFTPATKAEQGQHDENISFEQCVKILGRDRAEYVRTKSIEIFRKAGEYARSRGIILADTKFEWGELDGRIILIDEVLTPDSSRFWPADKYQPGRDQESFDKQFVRNYLEDIRFNKSGPGVELPEEIVAKTSAKYIEAYERLTGRPFRRM from the coding sequence ATGGCCAAGGTGATTTTACAAACGGATATTCCCGGCGCATCAGCTCGGCGGGGCAAGGTGCGGGACATTTACGATCTGGGCGACAAACTGCTGATTGCCGCCACCGATCGAATCAGCGCCTTTGATGTGATTATGAAGACCGGCATCCCCTATAAGGGGCAGGTGCTCACGCAAATCTCCAAATTCTGGCTCGACTTTCTCGGAAGCGACGTGGAAAACCACCTGATTTCGATGGAAGTTCAGGAGTTTCCGGAGCCGTTTCGAAGTCATCCTGCGCAGCTGACCGGCCGCTCGATGCTCGTCAAAAAAACCCGCGTCCTGCCGGTTGAATGCGTCGTGCGGGGCTATCTGGCCGGCTCCGGCTGGAAAGAATATCAGCAGAGCCGAACCGTCTGCGGAATCCGGCTGCCGGAAGGCCTCCGACAATGCGACAAACTGCCGGAGCCGATTTTCACCCCCGCCACCAAGGCCGAACAGGGACAGCACGATGAAAATATCTCTTTTGAGCAATGCGTAAAAATCCTGGGCCGCGACAGGGCCGAGTATGTGCGAACCAAAAGCATCGAAATCTTCCGCAAGGCAGGTGAGTATGCCCGTTCACGCGGCATCATCCTGGCCGATACCAAATTCGAATGGGGTGAGCTGGACGGTCGGATTATCCTGATTGATGAAGTGCTCACGCCCGATTCGTCACGCTTTTGGCCTGCGGACAAGTATCAGCCCGGCCGCGATCAGGAAAGCTTCGACAAGCAGTTCGTCCGCAACTATCTGGAGGACATCCGTTTTAACAAATCCGGTCCGGGGGTGGAGCTGCCCGAAGAGATTGTCGCGAAAACCTCCGCCAAATACATCGAAGCGTATGAGCGGCTGACCGGACGGCCCTTCCGCCGAATGTAA